From the genome of Lasioglossum baleicum chromosome 13, iyLasBale1, whole genome shotgun sequence, one region includes:
- the LOC143215317 gene encoding enhancer of split mgamma protein, with amino-acid sequence MAPHTSYTPIGGMDYEEPVSRTYQYRKVMKPMLERKRRARINRCLDELKDLMVTALQAEGENVAKLEKADILELTVRHLHTLRAARRLTLTPENSYADRFREGFTQCAQEVSSFLSTPVAAAVHPAAGAQLMRHLGGCLRRLEGPASNSVAGTNTASTTVNAVNKAPAVAASPTTNVMVNVPQNVYTPPQSPVSVASSSGDSSESSNAVWRPW; translated from the coding sequence ATGGCGCCGCACACAAGTTACACTCCGATCGGCGGCATGGACTACGAGGAGCCAGTGTCCAGGACTTACCAGTACAGAAAGGTCATGAAGCCGATGCTGGAGCGAAAAAGGCGAGCCAGGATTAACAGATGCCTGGACGAGCTGAAGGACCTGATGGTGACGGCCCTCCAGGCTGAAGGAGAGAACGTCGCCAAATTGGAGAAGGCTGACATCCTCGAACTGACCGTCCGTCATCTTCACACGCTCAGAGCTGCCAGAAGACTCACCCTCACCCCGGAGAACAGTTACGCTGACCGATTCCGGGAAGGATTTACGCAGTGTGCCCAGGAAGTCTCCTCGTTCCTGTCCACCCCAGTGGCCGCTGCTGTTCATCCCGCTGCTGGTGCTCAGCTGATGAGACACCTCGGCGGTTGCCTACGAAGACTCGAAGGACCTGCTTCGAACTCTGTCGCCGGCACGAACACAGCCTCCACCACTGTCAACGCTGTCAACAAGGCTCCGGCAGTCGCCGCCAGCCCAACTACCAACGTCATGGTCAACGTACCGCAGAACGTTTACACGCCACCGCAGAGTCCTGTCAGCGTGGCCAGCTCCTCCGGCGACTCATCCGAGTCCTCCAACGCTGTCTGGAGACCCTGGTGA